GCAATGAGCTGCAATGTGAAGAGCTGTCCTACCCTCTGCGTCTGTCACATATGCTACCTCTCTATCAGATTCCAGCAATAGTTTTGTTGGCTCAATATTGTTCATGTATGCAGCCATGTGAAGCGGAGTCCAACCATTTTGGTCTGCTTGTTTACATAGATCGCGTCCGTATCTTTCCGAAATGTTTTTGGTCATTCCTAAAAGAAGTTAAACGAGCtaaattaatgtaataattttctGAAGGACAAAAAGGAAGACATTAGGAGATAGAAAAAAGGACTATTCAGGTGAAATTAATCTACAACATATCAAACATCTTTATATTAATTCATGAATTCGATGTCCTGTCAAATTTGATACCACCacataaatattgttttaagcCGATTATGATTCCAAAATGCTGAAAAGATATATAGGCAATACCTTCATCACCCCAAAATGCTGCAGCATGCAAAGCCGTTCTACCCAAGGGGCCATCATAAGCTGGATACTTGaatttgtttaaaatttctGACACCAAATCTGGAAAATGTCTCTCGGCAGCCAAGTAAAGTGGGGTCTCACCAGCAACATTAGTACCAAACGAAAATTTTGGATCTACCTCCATTAGTAACTGTTTTACCACTTCAATGTGATTGTGACGCACAGCATCATGTAAGGCCGTGTCTCTCTCTTTGTTCAGTTTCCCAATCATCTCTGTAGTAGCTTCAACGACTCCACTTTCGAGATCTTGACATTGGGATTTTTTATGTTCAATCAGGACTTTAACAATGGAAGCATGCCCATACCTTGCCGCCATATGTAACGGAGTATCGTCTTCTGCGTTAGCTTTCAATAAAAGTGACGGGCACTTGTCCAGTACATCTTCCACAAATTCTGCCGCTGAGGTTGAGTCGGTTCCTCCAGTGGTGGGATACATTTCTTCAACGAGGATACTTGAAATGCAAATATGAAGGATCGTATTTTGATTAACTGTTAAAAACCCATCAAGTGGATCGGGGCTTTCATGTTCCAAGTCCTTCAGCTTGCCTTCCGCTGCCGCTTTATAGATTCTAGGATCCATTGCAGTGATGGCAACTGTATGCTGCACGGTCGGGATTAGTAGCTGCGGAGGCCTCAATGCAAAGCAACTGATCAGTACTCCAGAAAATCCTATGTTAGCCACAAGCATTCATGTAGTTGATGTCACATTCAACATTTTTCTATTTACGCccaaatcctatatatatatggattacAGAGTATATAGATTCGTCTTGAAACACGACTGAATGATCAACGTTCTAAACAAAACAGAAGTTTTCTtattaataaacaattaaaattgaCAATAAAGTGATTGTTAATTCTTTGAAATACGAAACATGACCCTCTATCTTCATGTATCATTTCTTCTGTGAGAGATCATAGGAAATGatagtttattttcttctaaattgagtattaatgtttttttcacCTAATTGCTAATTAATGTGAGGAGCTACGCATAAAAGCCAAAATTATTAACCATTTCTATATGGTAAGCGTTTATACACTTTAATAatgcaagaaattaataattaataagaaaaataagaaatcacGAGACATTAGATATATACTTCGGATAACGGAGTTGGTTTCCTTTTCAGAATGAAAGAAtgtccaaaactaaaaaataa
Above is a genomic segment from Juglans microcarpa x Juglans regia isolate MS1-56 chromosome 1D, Jm3101_v1.0, whole genome shotgun sequence containing:
- the LOC121250454 gene encoding ankyrin repeat-containing protein At5g02620-like isoform X2 codes for the protein MLVANIGFSGVLISCFALRPPQLLIPTVQHTVAITAMDPRIYKAAAEGKLKDLEHESPDPLDGFLTVNQNTILHICISSILVEEMYPTTGGTDSTSAAEFVEDVLDKCPSLLLKANAEDDTPLHMAARYGHASIVKVLIEHKKSQCQDLESGVVEATTEMIGKLNKERDTALHDAVRHNHIEVVKQLLMEVDPKFSFGTNVAGETPLYLAAERHFPDLVSEILNKFKYPAYDGPLGRTALHAAAFWGDEGMTKNISERYGRDLCKQADQNGWTPLHMAAYMNNIEPTKLLLESDREVAYVTDAEGRTALHIAAHCNHSTVTEEIISKCPDCCEVVDNEGRNALHLAVMTNWRPHVALMIQDNSSLRNLLNQKDNDGNTPLYYYCNSFRYHERVLNSPRVEKMVFNKKNQYACQVLRQSCQNVHDQFKKMKNLFGDIEDYNLFHSGRVLEVGFGAINMKEPNLEDVKLKEREKKMKEEEKAAQAHLVVAVLITTVTFAAGITMPGGFVGGDDHALSGMAVLRKSVAFKAFIITDTLSLMLSSSAVFIHLFIPLIPSGSIFKKRTSFLQMAFRFLLSSMVPMILAFVTVDKMISIAQ
- the LOC121250454 gene encoding ankyrin repeat-containing protein At5g02620-like isoform X1 is translated as MLVANIGFSGVLISCFALRPPQLLIPTVQHTVAITAMDPRIYKAAAEGKLKDLEHESPDPLDGFLTVNQNTILHICISSILVEEMYPTTGGTDSTSAAEFVEDVLDKCPSLLLKANAEDDTPLHMAARYGHASIVKVLIEHKKSQCQDLESGVVEATTEMIGKLNKERDTALHDAVRHNHIEVVKQLLMEVDPKFSFGTNVAGETPLYLAAERHFPDLVSEILNKFKYPAYDGPLGRTALHAAAFWGDEGMTKNISERYGRDLCKQADQNGWTPLHMAAYMNNIEPTKLLLESDREVAYVTDAEGRTALHIAAHCNHSTVTEEIISKCPDCCEVVDNEGRNALHLAVMTNWRPHVALMIQDNSSLRNLLNQKDNDGNTPLYYYCNSFRYHERVLNSPRVEKMVFNKKNQYACQVLRQSCQNVHDQFKKMKNLFGDIEDYNLFHSGRVLEVGFGAINMKEPNLEDVKLKEREKKMKEEEKAAQAHLVVAVLITTVTFAAGITMPGGFVGGDDHALSGMAVLRKSVAFKAFIITDTLSLMLSSSAVFIHLFIPLIPSGSIFKKRTSFLQMAFRFLLSSMVPMILAFVTGTYAVLEHSNIAIPTCIICLSFVPILVYIFMKLWWSAL